GGCCCGCCCGACCAGCAGGTAGCGACCGCCCTGCTGCACGATGCCCAGGTCGCCGGCGTTGAGCGCCGCCAACTGGGGCGCATCCACATACACACGCCGGATCTTGCCCGCGTACTCGAAATGCCGGGCCTGGTCCGCCTCCGCCTTGTTCAGCGCCTTGCCCTGCAACGCACTCTGCACCTTCTGCTTGCGCTCGCGCTTCAGCCTGGCCTGCTCAGCCGCTTCACGCTCCGCCTTGCGCCGCTCATCGGCATCCGAACGCGCCCGCATCGCATACGCCTTGGCCAGATCGATCTCGCCGCCGTCGCGGCCGGCAGCCTTGGACTGCGAGGCGCCCTTATGCGTACCGGGGCGCCGGCCTTGCGGTCCCTTCGGACGCTTTTCGTCGCGAACCTGTTTGACGATACCGCTCTTCAGCAGTTGATCGCGCAGGGAATCAGCCATGTTCGGAATCCGTTGAAACGTTGCGTAGGATCGGTTGCGTGCGATCAGTAATGCGGCGGCGGCGGCTCGCTGCGGGGGTCGTCCGACTGCGACAGGCGCAAGGATGCCAGCTCGGTTCGCAGATCATGCACCAGCCGCTCCAGGCCGGCCATGCGCAGGGACCGCTCGCCATCCGCGTCGACCAGTGCCTGCACGGCATCGTCGATGAAGGTGAGCCTGACTTCCAGGTCGGCCAGGCGCTGTTCCAGGGTATCCATCAGCGCCCCGCGCGCAACGAACGTCCGCGACCGATGCCGTAGTAGGCCAGACCGGCCTCTTCCACCAGCGCAGGCTCGTACAAGTTGCGCCCGTCGAAGATCACGGGTTCCTTCAGTGTGCCGCGGATGCTGTCGAAATCCGGGCTGCGGAACAGCTTCCATTCGGTGACGATGGCCAGTGCATCCGCCCCGACCAGCGCCTCGTTCGCCTGACCGCACAGGGCAAGGTCGTCGCGCTCGCCATAGATGCGGCGGGTCTCGTCCTGCGCCTCAGGATCGTAAGCGCGCACCTTCGCACCCGCGGCCCACAGGTCTTCCATCAGCCGGCGGCTCGGTGCCTCGCGCATGTCGTCGGTGTTGGGCTTGAAGGCCAGCCCCCACAGGGCGATGGTCCGGCCCTCGAGCCGCCCCTCGAAGTGCCGGCTGATCAGTTCGAACAGCTTGCCCTTCTGGTCTCGGTTGACTGCTTCCACCGCGCCCAGCAAGCGCGCTTCGTAACCCACACTCTTCGCGGTGCGCTCCAGCGCCTGCACGTCCTTGGGAAAACACGAGCCGCCATAGCCCGCGCCCGGATAGATGAAGTGATAACCGATACGCGGATCGGCACCGATACCATGGCGCACCAGTTCGACGTCGGCACCGACCCGCTCGGCGATGTTCGCCACTTCGTTCATGAAACTGATCTTGGTCGCCAGCATGGCGTTGGCCGCGTACTTGGTCAGTTCGGCCGAACGCTCGTCCATCACCACCATGCGGTCGTGGTTGCGGTTGAACGGTGCATACAGTTTGCGCAGCCGCTCCACGGCACGGGCGCTGGAGCTGCCCACCACGATACGGTCGGGCCGCATGCAGTCGGCCACGGCATCGCCTTCCTTGAGGAATTCCGGGTTGGAAACCACGTCGAACTCGACGCTCGCGCCACGCGCTGCCAGTTCGGTCGCAATCGTCTCGCGCACGCGGTCGGCGGTCCCCACCGGCACCGTCGACTTGTTCACCACCACCGTGTAGCGGTCCATGTGGCGCCCGATGGTCCGGGCCACGCCCAGCACATACTGCAGGTCGGCGCTGCCGTCTTCGTCGGGCGGCGTACCCACGGCGATGAACACGACCTGTCCATGTGCGATGGATGGTGCCGGCGCGGTCGTGAAAGCCAACTGGCCATTGGCATGGTTGCGCTTGACGATCGGCTCCAGACCGGGCTCATAGATGGGAATCTCGCCCTGCTGCAGGCGCGCCACCTTCGACGCGTCAATGTCCACGCACACCACGTGGTTGCCCATTTCCGCAAGGCAGGCACCGGTGACGAGGCCTACGTAACCGGTTCCGAAAATCGTGACGTTCATCGGGGACCTGTATCCGATTCGGGGTCGTCCATTCTAACAGGCGACACCGGCTGCTTCGCTCAAAAAGCGAAGGGGCGCGAACCCGCGCCCCTTCGCCGCATCGGGCTGCCCGAAAGCAGCGTCGAGTCGATTACTGCTGCGGGCTCGCCTCGGCCTTGGTCGGACCGGTCGACAGCAGCGTGACGTTGAAGATCAGCGTCTCGTTCGGCGGCATCTCGCCACGCGGCTCCGAGCCATAGGCCAGGTTGGCCGGGATGAAGAACTCGTAATGACCGCCCACCTGCATCAGCTGCAGGCCTTCACGGAAACCGGGGATCACGTTGGCCAGCGGAATCGCGGCCGGACCACCGCCCGGATGCTTCGACGAATCGTCGAACACCGTGCCGTCGACCAGCTTGCCCACGTAGTTGACC
This window of the Dyella sp. A6 genome carries:
- a CDS encoding UDP-glucose/GDP-mannose dehydrogenase family protein, producing MNVTIFGTGYVGLVTGACLAEMGNHVVCVDIDASKVARLQQGEIPIYEPGLEPIVKRNHANGQLAFTTAPAPSIAHGQVVFIAVGTPPDEDGSADLQYVLGVARTIGRHMDRYTVVVNKSTVPVGTADRVRETIATELAARGASVEFDVVSNPEFLKEGDAVADCMRPDRIVVGSSSARAVERLRKLYAPFNRNHDRMVVMDERSAELTKYAANAMLATKISFMNEVANIAERVGADVELVRHGIGADPRIGYHFIYPGAGYGGSCFPKDVQALERTAKSVGYEARLLGAVEAVNRDQKGKLFELISRHFEGRLEGRTIALWGLAFKPNTDDMREAPSRRLMEDLWAAGAKVRAYDPEAQDETRRIYGERDDLALCGQANEALVGADALAIVTEWKLFRSPDFDSIRGTLKEPVIFDGRNLYEPALVEEAGLAYYGIGRGRSLRAGR
- a CDS encoding DUF2058 domain-containing protein, whose amino-acid sequence is MADSLRDQLLKSGIVKQVRDEKRPKGPQGRRPGTHKGASQSKAAGRDGGEIDLAKAYAMRARSDADERRKAEREAAEQARLKRERKQKVQSALQGKALNKAEADQARHFEYAGKIRRVYVDAPQLAALNAGDLGIVQQGGRYLLVGRAVAEQVRAIDPGLVALLVEQGTGGIGEDGVPDDLMW
- a CDS encoding SlyX family protein, which encodes MDTLEQRLADLEVRLTFIDDAVQALVDADGERSLRMAGLERLVHDLRTELASLRLSQSDDPRSEPPPPHY